The following are encoded together in the Glycine max cultivar Williams 82 chromosome 8, Glycine_max_v4.0, whole genome shotgun sequence genome:
- the LOC102669680 gene encoding uncharacterized protein, which translates to MEVTFAIAVFVPLIFAGASSARELRPSDHGLTFQTLSPAGPHSSPEMRSFFNSANSSPSMSSSSDVALPRAMDSGEASPPAWWQTDGGHSVEGVGKALTMASLGCGVAGAVLLVASGLIYLLKYRNRNRNRKQKLNAAFCGENENRGENIDEENNKLQLVVRNP; encoded by the coding sequence ATGGAAGTAACCTTCGCCATCGCTGTCTTCGTGCCACTCATTTTCGCCGGAGCTTCCTCGGCCAGGGAGCTCCGGCCGTCGGACCACGGCCTCACCTTCCAGACACTCTCGCCGGCAGGGCCGCATTCCTCGCCGGAGATGCGATCCTTCTTCAACAGCGCCAACTCCTCTCCGTCCATGTCCTCCTCCTCGGACGTCGCACTTCCCCGTGCCATGGACTCCGGCGAAGCCTCCCCGCCGGCGTGGTGGCAAACCGACGGAGGCCACTCCGTCGAAGGCGTGGGAAAGGCGCTGACGATGGCGAGCTTGGGGTGCGGCGTGGCCGGCGCGGTTCTGCTTGTGGCTTCGGGTTTGATCTATTTGTTAAAGTACCgaaacagaaacagaaacagaaaGCAGAAGTTAAACGCAGCGTTTTGCGGTGAGAATGAGAATCGCGGTGAAAATATTGATGAGGAAAACAACAAGTTGCAATTGGTGGTACGCAACCCTTGA